In a genomic window of Orcinus orca chromosome 12, mOrcOrc1.1, whole genome shotgun sequence:
- the ABRACL gene encoding costars family protein ABRACL: protein MNVDHEVNLLVEEIHRLGSRNADGKLSVKFGVLFRDDKCANLFEALVGTLKAAKRRKMITYPGELLLQGVHDDVDIILLQD, encoded by the exons ATGAATGTGGATCACGAAGTTAACCTCTTAGTGGAGGAAATTCATCGTCTGGGTTCAAGAA ATGCTGATGGAAAATTAAGTGTGAAATTTGGGGTCCTCTTCCGAGATGACAAATGTGCCAATCTCTTTGAAGCACTGGTAGGAACTCTCAAAGCTgcaaaaagaaggaagatgatTACGTACCCAGGAGAGCTACTTTTGCAAGGTGTTCATGATGATGTGGACATTATATTGCTGCAAGATTAA